A stretch of the Proteus sp. ZN5 genome encodes the following:
- the carA gene encoding glutamine-hydrolyzing carbamoyl-phosphate synthase small subunit, whose protein sequence is MIRKAILVLEDGTEFHGKSIGAEGAAIGEVVFNTSMTGYQEILTDPSYSQQIVTLTYPHIGNTGVNRSDEESETIHAQGLIIRDLPLVMSNYRAQETLSDYLKRQNIVAIADIDTRKLTRLLREKDAQNGCIIAGEHLDTKLALEKAKAFPGLKGMDLAKTVTVKQPYQWTQGSWTLENELPAAKLATELPLHIVAYDFGVKRNILRMLVDRGCRVTVVPAQTPAQDVLALSPDGIFLSNGPGDPEPCDYAINAIQTFLTTDIPVFGICLGHQLLALASGAKTIKMKFGHHGGNHPVKDLDKNTVMITAQNHGFAVDETSLPTNLRVTHKSLFDGSLQGIHRTDKPAFSFQGHPEASPGPHDAAPLFDHFIELIAQYRQNLQSVTTK, encoded by the coding sequence TTGATTAGAAAAGCTATACTGGTTCTAGAAGATGGGACCGAATTCCACGGCAAGTCGATTGGCGCAGAAGGCGCCGCCATCGGTGAAGTCGTTTTTAATACTTCAATGACCGGTTATCAAGAAATACTAACCGACCCTTCTTACTCCCAACAAATTGTTACTCTCACTTATCCCCACATTGGCAACACTGGCGTTAATCGTTCAGACGAAGAATCAGAAACCATCCATGCTCAAGGCTTAATTATTCGCGATTTACCATTAGTGATGAGCAACTATCGTGCACAAGAAACGTTATCTGATTATCTTAAACGCCAAAATATTGTCGCTATTGCGGACATTGATACACGTAAGTTAACTCGTTTGCTGAGAGAAAAAGACGCGCAAAACGGCTGTATCATTGCCGGTGAACATCTTGATACCAAACTTGCTCTTGAAAAAGCCAAAGCCTTTCCTGGCTTAAAGGGAATGGATTTAGCCAAAACAGTCACCGTCAAACAGCCTTATCAGTGGACTCAAGGAAGTTGGACGCTAGAAAATGAATTACCCGCAGCTAAATTAGCAACTGAATTGCCATTGCATATTGTGGCGTATGATTTTGGTGTGAAACGCAATATTTTACGTATGCTGGTGGATCGAGGGTGTCGAGTTACCGTTGTACCAGCACAAACGCCAGCTCAAGATGTTTTAGCTCTTTCTCCTGATGGCATTTTCCTTTCCAATGGTCCCGGGGATCCAGAGCCCTGTGATTATGCCATTAACGCCATTCAAACCTTTTTAACCACTGATATTCCAGTATTTGGTATTTGCTTAGGGCATCAATTACTCGCATTAGCCAGTGGCGCAAAAACCATCAAAATGAAATTTGGTCATCACGGTGGTAATCATCCTGTAAAAGATCTGGATAAAAATACTGTGATGATCACAGCGCAAAATCATGGATTTGCTGTTGATGAAACATCACTTCCTACTAATTTACGTGTGACACATAAATCTCTGTTTGATGGCTCTTTACAAGGTATTCATCGTACAGATAAACCTGCATTCAGTTTCCAAGGGCACCCAGAAGCTAGCCCAGGGCCACATGATGCCGCACCTCTTTTTGATCACTTTATCGAGCTTATCGCGCAATATCGTCAAAACCTGCAATCAGTGACAACAAAATAA
- the dapB gene encoding 4-hydroxy-tetrahydrodipicolinate reductase, producing the protein MSAKELRLAVVGAGGRMGRQLIQAISQQEGTVLGAAFERTNSSLIGADAGELAGIGHLGVTITDNLLAQANEFDVLIDFTRPEGTLSHIAFCVEQKKGMIIGTTGFDDEGKKAIDDAAKIIPIVFAANFSVGVNLVLKLLEKAAKVMGTYTDIEIIEAHHRHKVDAPSGTALAMGESIADALGRDLKQCAVYERVGHTGERDPQSIGFATIRAGDIVGEHTAIFADIGERVEISHKASSRMTFANGAVKASIWLSDKKSGLYNMKDVLSLEDL; encoded by the coding sequence ATGTCTGCAAAAGAACTTCGTCTTGCTGTCGTTGGTGCGGGTGGTCGTATGGGGCGACAATTAATTCAGGCAATTTCTCAACAAGAAGGAACCGTTTTAGGTGCTGCTTTTGAGCGTACTAATTCTTCTTTGATTGGCGCTGATGCCGGAGAATTAGCGGGTATTGGACATCTTGGTGTCACAATCACTGATAACTTGCTGGCTCAAGCGAATGAGTTTGATGTGTTAATTGATTTTACGCGTCCTGAAGGAACTCTTTCTCACATTGCATTTTGTGTAGAGCAGAAAAAAGGCATGATCATTGGTACAACAGGCTTTGATGATGAAGGTAAAAAAGCCATAGATGATGCAGCGAAAATTATCCCAATCGTGTTTGCCGCTAACTTTAGTGTTGGTGTTAACTTAGTGCTTAAGTTACTTGAAAAAGCGGCTAAAGTGATGGGAACTTACACTGATATTGAAATCATAGAAGCTCACCATCGTCATAAAGTTGATGCGCCATCAGGTACGGCATTAGCAATGGGAGAGTCTATTGCAGATGCGTTAGGTCGTGATCTTAAACAGTGCGCAGTTTATGAGCGAGTAGGGCACACGGGAGAGCGTGATCCTCAAAGTATCGGATTCGCTACTATTCGTGCAGGTGATATTGTAGGAGAACATACCGCAATTTTTGCTGATATCGGTGAGCGAGTCGAGATAAGCCATAAGGCTTCTAGTCGAATGACATTTGCAAATGGCGCTGTTAAAGCATCTATTTGGTTAAGCGATAAAAAATCTGGTCTTTATAATATGAAAGATGTGCTTTCATTAGAAGATTTGTAA
- the ispH gene encoding 4-hydroxy-3-methylbut-2-enyl diphosphate reductase, which yields MQILLANPRGFCAGVDRAISIVDRALEIYGAPIYVRHEVVHNRYVVNDLRERGAIFIEEISEVPDNAILIFSAHGVSQAIRQEARSRNLTMLYDATCPLVTKVHMEVARASRKGKEAILIGHAGHPEVEGTMGQYNNPEGGMYLVESPADVWKLEVKDEDNLCFMTQTTLSVDDTSEVIDALNTRFPKIIGPRKDDICYATTNRQEAARELAEKADVVFVVGSKNSSNSNRLAELAQRAGKPSYLIDSFEDIDESWVANVNIVGVTAGASAPDILVQQVLDRLKTFGADEVIELSGREENIVFEVPKELRLDYKVIE from the coding sequence ATGCAAATACTGCTGGCTAACCCACGGGGCTTTTGTGCGGGTGTTGACCGAGCTATCAGCATTGTTGATCGTGCTCTGGAAATCTATGGCGCTCCTATTTATGTTCGTCACGAAGTCGTTCATAACCGCTATGTCGTTAACGATTTACGTGAACGTGGCGCTATCTTTATTGAAGAAATTTCAGAAGTCCCTGATAACGCAATTTTAATTTTTTCTGCTCATGGTGTTTCTCAAGCTATTCGCCAAGAAGCTCGTTCACGTAATTTAACCATGCTTTATGATGCAACGTGTCCATTAGTCACTAAAGTTCATATGGAAGTGGCAAGAGCAAGCCGTAAAGGCAAAGAAGCGATTTTAATCGGTCATGCGGGACATCCTGAAGTTGAAGGCACAATGGGGCAATACAATAACCCTGAAGGGGGAATGTATTTAGTTGAGTCACCTGCTGATGTTTGGAAATTAGAAGTGAAAGATGAAGACAATCTTTGCTTTATGACCCAAACAACGCTTTCTGTTGATGATACATCTGAAGTGATTGATGCTTTAAATACACGCTTCCCAAAAATTATTGGCCCACGTAAAGATGATATTTGCTACGCAACAACCAATCGCCAAGAAGCGGCAAGAGAACTTGCAGAAAAAGCAGATGTTGTATTTGTGGTTGGTTCAAAGAACTCATCAAACTCTAATCGCTTAGCGGAGCTTGCGCAGCGTGCAGGTAAGCCTTCTTATCTTATCGATAGCTTTGAAGATATTGATGAATCATGGGTTGCTAACGTAAATATTGTTGGCGTTACCGCAGGGGCTTCGGCTCCAGATATTTTAGTTCAACAAGTATTAGATCGTTTAAAAACCTTTGGTGCTGATGAAGTGATCGAACTATCAGGACGTGAAGAAAATATTGTCTTTGAAGTCCCCAAAGAGCTTCGTTTGGATTATAAAGTTATCGAATAA
- the fkpB gene encoding FKBP-type peptidyl-prolyl cis-trans isomerase → MVMQVLNDSAVLLNFTLKLADGSVAESTQAHGKPALFRLGDESLSPALEAELLGLSTGDKKTFTLAGEHLFGKYNPDLIQYFMPSDFAESGVPEAGTIMLFTAMNGSEMPGIVRDVTEDSVTVDFNHPLASEEVTFDIEVVGINPEEETTHANTAG, encoded by the coding sequence ATGGTTATGCAGGTACTCAACGACAGCGCAGTGTTGCTGAATTTCACTTTAAAGTTAGCAGATGGCTCTGTTGCTGAATCTACACAAGCGCATGGTAAACCCGCTCTTTTTCGTTTAGGTGATGAAAGTTTATCGCCAGCCTTAGAAGCTGAATTATTGGGATTATCAACAGGAGATAAAAAAACCTTTACGCTTGCGGGTGAACATCTTTTTGGTAAATACAATCCTGACTTGATCCAATACTTTATGCCTTCTGACTTTGCAGAATCTGGTGTGCCTGAAGCAGGCACTATCATGCTATTTACAGCAATGAATGGCAGTGAAATGCCGGGCATTGTTAGAGATGTCACTGAAGATTCTGTGACGGTTGATTTTAATCATCCGTTAGCATCAGAAGAAGTGACATTTGATATTGAAGTTGTCGGCATCAATCCTGAGGAGGAAACAACACATGCAAATACTGCTGGCTAA
- the lspA gene encoding signal peptidase II, translating to MKKTLCSTGLRWLWLAVAVVVLDLGTKQYFMQTFRLYESVAVMPFFNFTYAHNYGAAFSFLADKGGWQRWFFALIALAICITLLVMMYKNKASAKLSNVAYALIIGGALGNLSDRLIHGFVIDFLDVYVGDWHWPTFNIADMGICIGAGLIIIESFFPDKNVSPQDAKKQK from the coding sequence ATGAAGAAAACACTTTGCTCTACAGGTTTACGCTGGCTATGGCTGGCCGTCGCCGTAGTGGTATTGGATTTAGGAACAAAACAGTATTTCATGCAGACATTTCGTCTGTATGAATCTGTTGCTGTGATGCCTTTTTTCAATTTCACTTACGCCCATAACTATGGTGCTGCCTTTAGCTTTTTAGCAGATAAAGGGGGATGGCAACGTTGGTTTTTTGCACTGATTGCGTTAGCAATCTGCATTACTTTATTGGTAATGATGTATAAAAACAAAGCGAGTGCCAAACTAAGTAACGTTGCTTATGCGCTCATTATTGGCGGAGCATTGGGTAATCTTTCTGATCGTCTGATCCACGGGTTTGTTATCGATTTCCTTGATGTTTATGTCGGAGATTGGCATTGGCCTACCTTTAATATTGCTGATATGGGGATTTGTATCGGTGCAGGGCTTATCATTATTGAGAGCTTTTTCCCTGATAAAAATGTCAGTCCTCAAGATGCAAAAAAGCAAAAGTAA
- the ileS gene encoding isoleucine--tRNA ligase: MSDYKNTLNLPETGFPMRGDLAKREPEMLSRWYKEGLYQAIRQAKSGKKTFILHDGPPYANGNIHIGHSVNKILKDIIIKSKGLSGFDSPYIPGWDCHGLPIELKVEQIVGKPGEKISAAQFREECRKYAYEQIEAQKKDFIRLGVLGDWEKPYLTMDYKTEANTIRALARIIANGHLLKGAKPVHWCTACGSSLAEAEVEYYDKTSPSIDVRFTAVDPSAVAAKFHATTDKPVSLVIWTTTPWTLPANRAIALNAEFNYALVSFNDECVILAADLVEGVMKRIGVTSWAVLGECKGVDLELLRFNHPFMGFDVPAILGDHVTLEAGTGAVHTAPGHGPDDFVVGQKYGLEVANPVGPNGCYLAGTYPTLDGVFVFKANDVIVELLKEKGALLHHEALQHSYPCCWRHKTPVIFRATPQWFIGMDKNGLRQQSLKEIKGVKWIPDWGQARIESMVENRPDWCISRQRTWGTPMSLFVHKETQEPHPRTLELMEEVAKRVEVSGIQAWWDLDIREVLGDEADDYMKTPDTLDVWFDSGSTHSTVVDARPEYHGNSADMYLEGSDQHRGWFMSSLMISTAIKGKAPYREVLTHGFTVDGQGRKMSKSIGNTVSPQDVMDKLGADILRLWVASTDYTGEIAVSDEILKRSADTYRRIRNTARFFLANLNGFDPAKHQVKPEEMVTLDRWAVGRAKAAQAEILKHYENYDFHNVIQRLMQFCSVEMGSFYLDIIKDRQYTAKSDSVARRSCQTALFHISEALVRWMAPVMSFTADEIWNELPGERAKYVLTEEWYTDLFGLDASETLNDDYWAELLAVRGEVNKVLEQARTDKQLRGSLEASVTLYADKALADKLNTLGNELRFVLLTSQAKVADINEAPETALASDMAGLKIAFNKADGEKCPRCWHYATDIGQVAEHAELCGRCVTNVAGNGEERKFA; this comes from the coding sequence ATGAGTGACTATAAAAATACCCTGAACTTACCAGAAACAGGGTTCCCTATGCGCGGGGATTTAGCAAAGCGCGAGCCAGAGATGTTATCACGTTGGTACAAAGAAGGTTTGTATCAAGCAATTCGTCAGGCTAAAAGTGGTAAGAAAACATTTATTTTGCACGATGGCCCTCCATACGCCAACGGCAATATTCATATTGGTCACTCAGTAAACAAAATTCTCAAAGATATTATTATTAAATCCAAAGGGCTGTCAGGCTTTGATTCTCCGTACATTCCAGGATGGGATTGTCACGGATTACCTATCGAACTAAAAGTTGAACAAATCGTAGGTAAACCAGGAGAGAAAATATCTGCAGCGCAATTCCGCGAGGAATGCCGTAAATATGCTTACGAACAAATTGAAGCACAGAAAAAAGATTTTATTCGTTTAGGTGTTCTAGGAGATTGGGAAAAACCTTATCTTACAATGGACTATAAAACTGAAGCGAATACTATCCGTGCATTAGCGCGCATTATCGCAAATGGCCACCTGTTAAAAGGGGCTAAACCTGTTCACTGGTGTACAGCGTGTGGCTCATCATTGGCAGAAGCTGAAGTTGAATATTATGACAAAACTTCACCTTCCATCGATGTACGTTTCACTGCCGTTGATCCAAGCGCCGTTGCTGCCAAGTTCCATGCAACAACAGATAAGCCAGTTTCTTTGGTTATCTGGACAACAACGCCTTGGACATTACCCGCTAACCGCGCTATTGCATTAAATGCAGAATTTAATTATGCCTTAGTCTCTTTTAACGATGAATGCGTGATTTTAGCCGCTGATCTTGTTGAAGGCGTAATGAAGCGTATTGGCGTAACAAGCTGGGCTGTTTTAGGCGAATGTAAAGGTGTTGATTTAGAGCTACTGCGCTTTAATCATCCATTTATGGGCTTTGATGTACCTGCAATTTTAGGTGATCACGTTACGTTAGAAGCGGGTACAGGTGCTGTTCATACTGCACCAGGCCACGGCCCTGATGACTTTGTTGTTGGTCAAAAATACGGCTTAGAAGTTGCAAACCCAGTTGGACCAAATGGGTGCTACTTAGCCGGTACTTATCCAACATTAGATGGCGTTTTTGTTTTTAAAGCGAATGATGTCATTGTTGAACTGCTAAAAGAGAAAGGCGCTCTGTTACATCATGAAGCCTTACAACATAGCTACCCTTGCTGTTGGAGACATAAAACACCAGTTATTTTCCGTGCAACACCACAATGGTTTATTGGCATGGATAAAAACGGTTTACGTCAACAATCATTAAAAGAGATCAAAGGTGTTAAATGGATCCCTGATTGGGGCCAAGCACGTATTGAATCAATGGTTGAAAACCGCCCTGACTGGTGTATTTCTCGTCAACGTACTTGGGGTACGCCAATGTCTCTGTTTGTTCATAAAGAGACTCAAGAGCCGCATCCTCGTACTTTAGAGTTGATGGAAGAAGTTGCAAAACGTGTTGAAGTGAGCGGCATTCAAGCATGGTGGGATTTAGATATCCGTGAAGTGCTGGGTGATGAAGCTGATGATTACATGAAAACGCCAGATACACTGGACGTATGGTTTGATTCAGGATCAACACACTCAACAGTCGTTGATGCTCGCCCAGAATACCATGGCAATTCAGCTGATATGTATTTAGAAGGCTCTGACCAACACCGTGGTTGGTTTATGTCTTCACTGATGATTTCGACTGCAATCAAAGGTAAAGCACCTTACCGTGAAGTTTTAACACACGGTTTTACCGTAGATGGACAAGGCCGTAAAATGTCTAAATCTATCGGTAACACAGTGAGTCCTCAAGATGTAATGGATAAACTGGGTGCTGATATCCTGCGTTTATGGGTTGCATCAACAGACTACACTGGTGAAATCGCTGTATCTGATGAGATCTTAAAACGTTCTGCGGATACTTATCGTCGTATTCGTAATACCGCGCGTTTCTTCTTAGCGAACCTAAATGGTTTTGATCCTGCAAAACACCAAGTTAAGCCAGAAGAGATGGTGACACTTGATCGCTGGGCTGTAGGTCGTGCGAAGGCTGCACAAGCAGAGATCCTAAAACACTATGAAAATTATGATTTCCATAATGTTATTCAGCGCTTAATGCAGTTCTGCTCAGTGGAAATGGGTTCTTTCTATTTAGATATCATCAAAGACAGACAGTACACAGCGAAAAGCGACAGCGTTGCTCGTCGTAGTTGTCAAACGGCGTTATTCCATATCAGTGAAGCATTAGTTCGTTGGATGGCGCCAGTTATGTCATTCACAGCAGACGAGATCTGGAATGAGTTACCGGGTGAACGTGCAAAATATGTCTTAACTGAAGAATGGTATACCGATTTATTTGGCTTAGATGCGTCAGAAACCTTAAATGATGACTACTGGGCTGAATTACTTGCTGTTCGTGGTGAAGTCAACAAAGTATTAGAGCAAGCTCGTACAGATAAACAATTGCGTGGCTCTTTAGAAGCATCTGTAACTCTGTATGCAGATAAAGCTTTAGCAGATAAGTTAAATACATTAGGTAACGAACTGCGTTTTGTTTTATTAACTTCTCAAGCGAAAGTGGCAGATATTAATGAAGCACCAGAAACAGCATTAGCTTCTGATATGGCGGGTTTAAAAATCGCCTTTAACAAAGCAGATGGCGAAAAATGTCCTCGTTGCTGGCATTATGCGACAGATATCGGTCAAGTAGCGGAACACGCTGAATTGTGCGGACGCTGTGTTACTAACGTAGCCGGTAACGGTGAAGAACGTAAGTTTGCTTAA
- the ribF gene encoding bifunctional riboflavin kinase/FAD synthetase: MELIRGIQNIRALHHGCVLTIGNFDGVHRGHQALLKHLKQEASQRGLPTVVMTFEPQPLEFFLPEKAPARLTRLRDKIKYLAECGIDYLLCVKFDKQFAAQTPEEFVSSLLVNKLGVKFLAIGDDFRFGKNREGDFHFLQQAGARYGFEVANTESYCDKGLRISSTAVREALFNDDLVLAESLLGHPYSVCGRVVHGNELGRTIGFPTANIPMKRLVAPVKGVYAVDVYLSDNQSPLPGVANIGSRPTVQGKGVQLEVHLIDVNMDLYGRRIDVVLRKKLRNEQRFASLDALKQQIADDVATARDFLSQRSES, translated from the coding sequence ATGGAGCTAATTCGCGGTATACAAAATATTAGAGCGCTACACCATGGTTGCGTTCTGACAATTGGGAATTTTGATGGTGTCCATAGAGGCCATCAGGCATTATTGAAACATTTGAAGCAAGAGGCGTCACAACGAGGATTACCTACTGTTGTGATGACATTTGAGCCTCAACCACTTGAGTTCTTTTTACCAGAAAAGGCACCAGCGCGTCTGACTCGCTTACGAGATAAGATAAAGTATTTGGCTGAATGTGGTATTGATTACCTTTTGTGTGTCAAATTTGATAAACAATTTGCAGCGCAAACCCCAGAAGAGTTTGTTTCATCACTGCTGGTGAATAAATTAGGGGTGAAGTTTCTTGCTATTGGCGATGATTTTCGCTTTGGCAAAAACCGTGAAGGTGATTTTCACTTTTTACAACAAGCTGGTGCAAGATATGGATTTGAAGTCGCTAATACCGAAAGTTATTGCGATAAAGGATTGCGTATCAGTAGCACTGCGGTACGAGAAGCGTTATTCAATGATGATTTAGTCCTTGCTGAATCACTATTAGGGCACCCTTACAGTGTTTGTGGACGCGTTGTTCATGGTAATGAATTGGGTAGAACTATTGGTTTTCCGACAGCCAATATTCCTATGAAACGCTTAGTTGCACCCGTTAAAGGCGTTTATGCTGTTGATGTCTATTTATCAGATAATCAATCACCTTTACCTGGTGTGGCAAATATCGGAAGTCGTCCTACTGTACAAGGGAAGGGCGTACAATTAGAAGTTCATTTAATCGACGTTAATATGGATTTATATGGACGTCGTATTGATGTTGTGTTACGAAAGAAATTACGTAATGAACAGCGATTTGCATCATTGGATGCATTGAAGCAGCAAATCGCAGATGATGTGGCTACTGCTAGGGATTTTTTATCGCAGCGGTCGGAGTCATAA
- the rpsT gene encoding 30S ribosomal protein S20: MANIKSAKKRAVQSEKRRQHNASRRSMMRTYIKKVYAAVASGDKEAAQKAFNDMQPIVDRQATKGLIHKNKAARHKANLQAQIKAM, translated from the coding sequence TTGGCTAATATCAAATCAGCTAAGAAACGTGCGGTTCAGTCTGAAAAGCGTCGTCAGCACAACGCAAGCCGTCGTTCTATGATGCGTACTTACATTAAAAAAGTATACGCAGCAGTTGCTTCAGGTGATAAAGAAGCAGCACAAAAAGCATTTAATGACATGCAACCAATTGTTGACCGTCAGGCAACTAAAGGCTTAATTCACAAGAATAAAGCTGCACGTCATAAAGCTAATCTGCAAGCACAAATCAAAGCAATGTAA
- the nhaR gene encoding transcriptional activator NhaR, whose protein sequence is MRVSHLNFNHLYYFWHVCKEGSVVGAAQALYLTPQTITGQIKALEERLGGKLFKRQGRGLVPSELGQLIFRYADKMFMLSQEMLDIVNYSRESNLLFDVGVADALSKQLVSRVLETAVINNEQIHLRCFESTHELLLEQLSQHKLDMILSDCPVDSSQQEGLFSVKLGECNMSFFCSHPLPEKPFPECLEERKLLIPGRRYMLGRHLLTWIRNKNLQVEILGEFDDAALMKAFGLNYNAIFVAPSLYTDETFAHSNIEEIGMLDTVKEEYYAIFAERMIQHPAVQRVCNTDFSELFNGDKKNVAAP, encoded by the coding sequence ATGCGGGTGTCACATCTCAATTTTAACCATCTTTATTATTTTTGGCATGTGTGTAAAGAAGGCTCTGTTGTAGGTGCAGCGCAAGCGCTGTATCTGACACCTCAGACAATTACAGGGCAAATTAAAGCATTAGAAGAAAGATTGGGTGGCAAATTATTTAAACGTCAAGGAAGAGGGTTAGTTCCGTCAGAATTGGGGCAGCTCATTTTTCGTTATGCCGATAAAATGTTTATGCTCAGCCAAGAAATGCTGGATATCGTCAACTACAGCCGTGAATCGAATTTACTATTTGATGTCGGTGTTGCGGATGCATTATCTAAACAATTAGTCAGTCGCGTATTAGAAACAGCAGTGATTAATAATGAGCAAATTCACCTGCGCTGTTTTGAATCGACTCATGAACTATTACTCGAACAATTAAGTCAGCATAAGCTGGATATGATCCTATCCGATTGTCCTGTGGATTCGTCACAACAAGAAGGCCTGTTCTCTGTAAAGCTTGGCGAATGTAATATGAGCTTTTTTTGTAGTCATCCTCTTCCGGAAAAACCGTTTCCTGAATGTTTAGAAGAGCGAAAGCTCCTCATTCCAGGTCGTCGATATATGTTAGGCCGCCATTTATTAACATGGATACGTAACAAAAACCTTCAAGTGGAAATACTGGGTGAGTTTGATGACGCAGCATTAATGAAAGCATTTGGCTTAAATTATAATGCTATCTTTGTAGCACCGTCACTGTATACAGATGAAACTTTTGCTCATAGTAATATCGAAGAGATTGGGATGCTTGATACGGTAAAAGAAGAGTACTACGCGATTTTTGCAGAACGAATGATCCAACATCCAGCCGTTCAACGTGTTTGTAATACTGATTTTTCAGAGCTCTTTAATGGAGATAAGAAGAATGTTGCAGCCCCATAA
- the nhaA gene encoding Na+/H+ antiporter NhaA yields the protein MTAIIRQFLRLEASGGILLIIAAIIALIMANTPLSALYNEFLSIPIMIKFGAFELDKPLLLWVNDALMAIFFLVVGLEVKRELKEGSLAQRDRAIFPAIAAVGGMLAPALVYLMFNHTDAVGQQGWAIPAATDIAFALGVMALLGKRVPVELKVFLLALAIIDDLGVIVIIALFYSKSIALMPLALAGLIVIALGIMNWRKVGNTAAYLILGFILWVCILKSGIHATIAGVIVGFLIPLRNKEGDSPSEELEHVLHPWVAYFILPLFAFSNAGVSLNGVTLDGMLSALPLGIALGLFLGKPIGIFLFSWVSVKLGIAKLPDAINLKQIFAVSVLCGIGFTMSIFIAGLAFDGADEAYNTYAKLGILVGSTVAAVVGYLLLRSVLPKLKTKSI from the coding sequence ATGACGGCAATTATTAGACAATTTTTGAGATTAGAGGCATCAGGCGGTATTCTTCTGATTATTGCTGCTATTATCGCATTGATTATGGCGAATACACCTCTAAGTGCTTTGTATAATGAGTTTTTATCTATTCCTATTATGATCAAATTCGGCGCGTTCGAACTTGATAAACCATTATTGCTTTGGGTAAATGATGCCTTGATGGCAATCTTTTTCTTAGTGGTAGGATTAGAAGTTAAACGCGAATTAAAAGAAGGCTCTTTGGCTCAGCGTGATAGAGCTATTTTCCCTGCGATAGCCGCAGTGGGTGGTATGTTAGCTCCAGCATTGGTTTATTTGATGTTTAATCATACTGATGCCGTTGGACAGCAGGGGTGGGCAATCCCAGCCGCAACAGATATTGCTTTTGCATTGGGTGTGATGGCGTTACTTGGCAAGCGTGTTCCTGTTGAGTTAAAAGTCTTCTTATTAGCATTGGCTATCATTGATGACTTAGGTGTAATCGTTATTATTGCGCTCTTTTATTCAAAGAGTATTGCACTAATGCCTCTCGCTTTGGCGGGTTTGATAGTGATTGCTCTGGGCATAATGAATTGGCGTAAAGTGGGGAATACAGCTGCTTATCTGATTCTTGGGTTCATCTTATGGGTGTGTATTTTAAAATCAGGTATTCATGCAACGATTGCAGGTGTGATTGTTGGATTCCTTATCCCATTAAGAAATAAAGAAGGGGATTCTCCTTCTGAAGAATTAGAGCATGTGTTGCACCCTTGGGTTGCCTATTTTATTTTACCGCTGTTTGCATTTAGTAACGCAGGAGTTTCTTTAAATGGCGTAACGCTTGATGGCATGTTGTCTGCCTTACCGTTAGGTATCGCGTTAGGTCTATTTTTAGGTAAGCCGATTGGTATTTTTCTCTTTAGCTGGGTTTCGGTAAAACTAGGTATTGCAAAATTACCAGATGCGATTAACCTTAAACAAATATTTGCAGTGTCTGTGCTATGTGGTATCGGTTTTACTATGTCTATCTTTATCGCAGGATTAGCATTCGATGGTGCGGATGAAGCTTATAATACCTACGCTAAGCTTGGTATTTTAGTTGGTTCAACTGTAGCTGCTGTTGTGGGATATTTGTTACTTCGCTCTGTTTTACCGAAGTTAAAAACGAAGTCAATATAG